The Prionailurus bengalensis isolate Pbe53 chromosome C2, Fcat_Pben_1.1_paternal_pri, whole genome shotgun sequence DNA segment ctggaaagaaaagcctcagtgtcacgactctctgtgtgagaatcctgttATACTACTACAAAGATTtgtccagccccaaatgtcaaatGTGAGGACCCTTTGGCAGTGCACGGACCCTCCGTGTGATGGTCCTCAGGTCCTTGCATGGGCATCTCCACCTTGGTCAGGCCAGATCCATGCCATTTCCCTCATCAGACTTGCTCACAGTCTATTGTATACCATTTAACACACTGAAAATTTAGAGGCTAGTAGATATCTATTAGCTAGAGGCTAATAGATTATGAAAACGGACATCATTTAAATGTCCTCAGCACCCAAAAGGCTTCAACAAAATGTTATCGTGAATCATACCCAAATGAATGAGCAACGGGTTATCTGCGTTTTGAAAAGcattcaggggcacgtgggtggctcagtcagttgaggtcgcactcttgattttggctcaggtcatgatctcctggttggtgagttcgagccctgcatcgggctcatgctgatggtgtggaacctgcttgggattctctctctctctctctctctgcccctccccagcttgggggctatctctctctttctcaaaatcaaataaaaataaaaatttaagaaaaaaaaaacaaaagaaaagcattcagAGATACATGTGCGTATTGACCAAAGAGAAAACTTCCTCTGTTAGGGATTTATAGGCATTTCAAGTTTACATAAGAGTTTATTTTCGAACccagtgaaataaaatgaaagcataaatCTGTACAataatcatgatttaaaaaaaattaatgacttccgtttgtattttattttcagaatgaagCGGTGGATACCAGTCTGTATCTGAATGCAGTGCTCCACTGAGTTTGGGGATGAGAGAATTCATGTCATTTTCCAGAAGGGATCCTGTGAATTAACGTGGAAGGACAGGCAATGGCCTCTCCCCCCCCATTCTGCGTTTATGAGGTCTGGCTCCGTCTCCAGCAAAACAGCACCTGCGAGCTACTGCGGCTGGGTTCAGCCTTGACAGAGGCAGGAAGCCCgcagtggggttgggggtggggtggggtggggggtaacGGGGTAGGTGGGCGGAGCTTGCCACGTGGGGCTACTGCTATTCTTGGAGCACTAGTTGCCCCCACCCACATGTGGACACTTTCTCTTTAGTGCAAAGGTGACCTTTGAGGTGGGATCTCCTCAGGTGGAAAGAGAACACAGTAGGTAGGCAGGGGTGACGGACAACTGAGCCCCTCGCTCTCTGAAatcccctcccattcccccactcccGATGTCATATTTGATCTACCTCCAAGCAAGACTGTGAGGAAGGCACTGGACAAGACCAGAGCGGCAGAGTTCTGTGTCTATTTTGTGACCTGCAAACTGGCCTTGGCCACATTATCCGCTATCGCTGTGCTATGTATGGCTACGGAAATACCACGCGTGTTTATTTCCCGTCTTCTTATTGCTCCCGTGACTCCTGAACCCCACTTTTGGAAAGTGGGTCCCTATAAGCTTGGGGGTTTGAACACACAGCTATCATTTGGGATAGTTTTGCCAATTTACAGTTTGCCACACTTCCATCGGAGAAACATTAAGGCTGCCTAGCCCTGTGCTGTAGATACTACCCCCGGGATTTTTATTGTCCAATGTTACTGGCCTTCCTATAAAACTCCGTGTCTTCAGGCAATGATGGTTTATCTTATTGAAGATGGTTTGAAGCAATTTCCAACTCTCTGTTGGAAAGAAACTGTTGGAGGCTTAATGCCAACTTGTTTGCAGGCTGAGGGGAGCATTAGTGACTGTGTTGATCATCTGTGGGTACAGAATTGCCTAGCACGAGGAAGCACAGTATTTTTGTGGGGAAAATTGATTTGCTGGAAACTTTCCAAGAGAGAGTGTTGTGATCATATAATAAGAGTCTTAGCCCCGGTGTCTCAGTTAAATTGGCTGTGGGTGGACATCAGTATGAGGGGCTATTGTATATGGGGTTGTGTCCAAATGTGCCTGTCAGGCCAGATTTGCCTTGGTCTTTTTGAGATCCAGAACTCTGGAAAATGTGaatttgctttcttatttaaCTAGAGGGTGCATTTATTGTAAACTTGGTGTGCCATTTTGAGCATAGTTCCTTAAACTAGCAAAATAGGTgaatttcccttcttcctctttattttttacatgtcaaATGTAAATCTTAGTGTGTTTGTACTTTGTAGAATGTAATGAGTAACTTTAAtggagaaagatttaaaaatatttacaataaattatttttgcgTGGTCATTGTCACATTACTATTGCTTCGTAGCTGTTGACTCTCCAGGGCCATGATTTCAGCTGGCATTTTCTTGCAGTTAATGGTGTTGGAActgattgttttcatttccctgaggGCAGCTTCCCCTTCTGAGTAAGACTGAGCTGGAtgggctggggtgggctgggTCCTCCGTGCCAGTGAGAGCGGGGAGGAGCCCTCTCTCTACCTTCCAGTTCCTCCCAGGGCTCTCCCAGTAGGACCAGGTGTCTCAAGGGCCTGGGGCCAGAAGGAAGGACCTGTTCCTGTGTGGAGATAGGATGGTGTGGTTTTCCCTTCTCCTGAGAGGCAAGTACCTTTTCTTGGGTTTTGACCCCTTGTGAATCACACAGAAGACTTTCCATAGGTGTGGCTCTTTGGTTCATGTGCTGTGGAAAGAGTTGAACTTTGTGACTAAAGCATGTTGAagtgtctggaaaaaaaaatggcactcaCGTATACACTATTCTGCAATTGGAGATGAGTTTATGGGTCGCCACACATCTTAACGGTGAGCACAATGCCTGGTGCATGATAAGGTTTCAACAACTATCTGTGAAGCAATTGAAAGATTTAAGAAGagaaaccggggcgcctgggtggctcagtcggttaaggggccgacttgggctcaggtcatgatctctcggtccgtgagttcgagccccgtgtcgggctctgtgctgacagctcggagcctggagcctctttcagattccgtgtctccctttctctgaccctcccccgttcatgctctgtctctctctgtctcaaaataaataaacgttaaaaaaaattaaaaaaaaaaagagaaaccgaTCTTTTCTGGAAGTCACTTAGGGACAGGAAAGAGACAGCCAGATCAGTGGGATGTGCCCCTTCTCCTATTCCCAAGAAAAATTCTACCCATGTGTCCAATTCTTTTTTGCCTCTCAATTTAACTTagttctgtagattttttttttaatgtactttgcAAACAATTACAAGAGAGACCGATTACAAGAAAAGCTGCTGGTCTTGTTAGGCATTGAGACTCTGCACAGACCAAGGGggaaacagcaggaaaaaaaacagcccggtgtgaaaaataaagacaaacggCAGGGTTGTGGGCAGTCAGAGAAACGAGTGGTCAGCATACACCAGTGGGGTTTGAATAAATAGATTTGCTTTCCTTTACACGTGTTTGTGTCTTCTGAGGATGAGGTTCacgttttgtcttttctcttttagatGTGGGCTCTGCGTGGACTCTTGCTCCATCCAGAGTCTGGTCAGTGCTGAGAAAAACGAGAGAAGTCTCTCTGagccttcccttctctgctcccgTTACTGTTTCATTGCTTTAAAATAACTAATTCATGCTGTCACCGCGCTGATGGCAGTGGTGTCCTCAGACATCCTTTCACCTTTCGGTTATCGTTAGAGACCATGTATTCTTAGCCTCAGAAGGTAGTCCCCTCATCCTCTATTTAGGAAACCGAGGTCTGGAGAGAGCGAAGAGTGAGCTTAGAGTTCCACCATTTTGGGGGGCAAAGTCCAGCCCATGGGGCAACTGCACACCATCAGTGGCCTCCGACTTTGGCAGGCACCCCAAGGTCCTGCTCAGTTCAGGCTTGGCTGATGTCTGGGAAGCCACAAAGAGCACAGGCAGTGAGGGGGGAAGGGATGGGTTGACAGGTGTCACCATCAGACTGTAGAAGACTCTCTGGGATGGTAAAGACCACTCAGTGCTTCCCCAAGTGCCTTGCAAAAAGCACCCTCTGTCTAAAAGGGGGAAGAACTTATACTGATCCATTTAACAGATGGCAGAACTGAGGTATGCTCAGATCAAATGACTTTCAAGTTGCTTTCTGAACACAAGAGGCTggcttgaaaaagaacagagtcagAGAAATGTGAGCAGAATCTCCTCTCTGAAGGCTCCTGCGGTAACCTGGGGACTCATCTGTCCTGTTCTACCTATGCCCTTCCATTCCTGCGAGTATTCGAAGCACCCGTCACCTGCGGTTGTCCTAAAAATGTCAGCGTTTGCATTTATTGTCAACGGTAGATTTTCCTGACCCTGCCCTTTTCTTGTACCTCTCTTCTGTTCTGAATAAGAATTTACTCACGGGTTAAGGGATTATTTATAGATGCTACTCTGAACATACAACGGAAACCACCAAACCTGCAGTGGCTGTATAAAATGTGCCTCTGTGGACTGGCCATGTACAGGTGTGAGACCGGCGAGGGGGAAGGGAGTTTTCTGATTATATCTGTGCTCCCTCAAGGAGCAGTTTAGATCCTCAACCTCAGTATCTTATCCAGAACACAGGAATTCTTTCCCTGATGGATGACCTCTACAACCTAAATTGTGtaacatattgtgtgtgtgtgtgtgtgtgtgtgtgcattttcagGAAAAAGGGCTTCACAGCTTTCATCAGAAATCCTGAAATCCATGGAAAACAGGATCAGCATTATATACAGACATAGTAGGGATTCCAAAGCCCTCCCAAAGGGCTCTCCTGCTCAAAAATAATTCCCTTTTGTAATCCCTCTAAATGTCACCATAAGAACAAATTTCTTTGGTTAAGCATTTATGCTTAATGTATTGCTGATAAAAGGTGTATACTATTTGGGACAAATAATACTTTCACGGATAAGACTCAAATTTGTATAACTTCCATTGTACTAAAAAGTTATAAACCGGTCAGCTTCAGTAAAGGTCCAAAGTCCAAATGAAAAAATCCAGTATAAAACCCAGCgattgtgtttctctctccctggagGAGAGCTGGGTGACCCTGATCATCAAGCACATCAACACGTGATTTTCCTCAGACATCgtgaagtttttttgtttctctttgctctttgaGATAATTTATTCAGGGTCTGTGGTAAATCAACTACATACATTAGATGCAGCCCTCCCGTTGATGGGTGTTAAAGCTGAGCCTTCAAGTTACATGCTCAAGGTCATAGAGGGAGAAGGAggtagaaccaggatttgaatcaTTGATTATCTGACTCTAATGTCCACACTCTTTCCCCTAAGTGAACCCTGGCCAAGGGTCAAAGTTAGAGTTCCATGTGAGAGAACTTTGTTGAAAACAGGAAGTTAGCAGAGGACAAGATGCCCAGATGTGATTGGCTCTTAGCTGAAGCCCACCAACTGGCTGAAGTCTCAGCAAACCTGTGTTGGCACATCCAGCCTCATGGGACCAGATTTATTATCCTCATTGGCATTTAGCACATTTTAAATAGCAGTTATTTAACCTTGGTTAGTTTTGGGGTCAAAACAGTGATTAAACACATAACGTATCCACTACCTTGTCAACAAACTTCTTGCTGTTTTAACATCCCTAAAATTAGGACAATGGCCGTGGCTTAAAACAGGAAGTTGAGAACACAGGTGTGAATATAGAAATAGGCTAATTTGCTAATTATTCTTGGTCTCATATAAATTGTGGTTTAATATTTTCATGCCAGTTTACTGGTATCAGCTCTTATGAGTTACAAAACCCAAACACATTTGTGTTGAGTTTCTCTCCAAATATGATCATTTAGACCTGGGgtctgcaaacttttttttttttttcctgagcagggcaaaaaaataaatatttttggctttgcaggACCTCAGTGTGTGTCAACAACGACTCAAGTCTTCTGTGTTTgagcagccatagacagtatgAACATGTATAAGCATGGCCGTGTTCCAAtaacaatttacttatttaaaaaaaaaaggcactaggTCAGGTTTGGCCTGTGGACCACAGTGTACTGACCCCTGTTTTAGGGAGTAGACAGAATTCTAGgaacactgagaaaaaaattaggaaaaataatcaGAACATACAGAGAAAGGCTCATTGGAgaaggggtatgtgtgtgtggggggggtgttaTTTTTCCCATgtagacattttattattattttatacatgacATATGAATTAATCCACATATACACCATACAGTTAAATAGAGGCTCTTCTATGTAGTATGTTGGAAGAGTGTGGAATCGGGAGCCAGGAAATCAGGCTCTGGATAAAGTTCTGTCAGTAACTTGCAAAGTTGCATTGGCCTACTTATCCTCTCTGAGCAAAAAAGGGATGGTGGCATTAGAGTGTCTCCATAGGTCTTTCTACTCTACCATGCTCTAATGCTATGATTTTCTTATTAAGATATTTCTAGGGAGAAATACAAGGTTTAAAATATGGattaaaattatactaaaaattatataaaaacctGGCCTAGAACTTACTGATTCAACCCATGTAACCGACAAAGCCATGAGGGCCAACAAGTCAAAGGACACTATGCAAAGACCATCGCTGAGTGGTATGGAGTGAGAGGAACGCACCcagcctccccctgctccccctgccccctgaaGGCTCCAGGTGAAGAGTTGGGCCCACGTGTGGAATGAGTAGACCCCCCTGGCATGCTTAGTATGATGGGTAATGCTTCCTTGTGACTTCAGGAGGTAATTATGTAGACATTTTATGAGAAGAACCTGGACACAGGAGCAGACTCTTTGTGATGCTCCCAGCTGTAGAAGACCAAGAAGCCCCTCCCACCACTGAGCAAAGCAGCCAATTCCCAAAGCCATTTGGAATCAAAGATGGCCACTCCCTTCTCAAAGAGTGGTGTTTAGGATAAGTGGTTGGTCTTTGTAGGATGAATATTGAGTAGGATCTAAGGATCCCTGTGGTTTGTAAACCACATTCTGCAGAGATCCCTGTAGAAAGgggtggcgtgtgtgtgtgtgtgtgtgtgtgcccgtgcgTGTGCCCCTTAAGGGCTCTGTGCCCCATGCCTGCTTCAACCAGATCTCTGTACCCCCAGCTTTTATTTACTGGTAATTAGACAAGTTCTGgtctatttcattttaaacaagaaaCCCGAATCTCAGAAGGTAACATAGGTGGATGTGGCTGACGCAGGGAGTGGAAGGAGATTTTACCAGGAGTGAGAAGTTCATATTCATCTTCTGGGGAGGGCAAATGCCTTGGGGAGGAAGGCACATGGAGAAGTGCATACGACGTCTCGGTTCTTCTCAAGAACTCCCTGGGTCTCTTGGTGTTGGGGGAAATGTTCTCATAGTATGCCCCAGAGATCCCTGATGACCTTCTTCCGAGGACGCTGTGATTGATGAGGGTGTAGGAGAGATCTTCTAAGGAGCTCTGGTCAGCATTATCCTGCTGGTGAAAGAAGAGCCTCATCAACAGTGGGTTTCTTGCCATTCCCTTTATACTCTAGGCTCAACCCAGACCTGACCTTGGGCAAAGTCTGTCTTCCATGACCATCTCCCTCCACCTCTTAGATGTTTTTCCTAAATGGCTGTCCCCACTCCAACCCCTAGCCCAGGCCACCAGAGAGCTCATGCTTTCTGGAGTATTCGGCCTACCCAGGCATGTCTTCTCTGCTCCATGTTCCAGAGTGACCCCTGACCACTCCGTGTAATTCCCAAATCTCAGGCCCTGAAGGCAGCCTATTCATACATAACAGAACAATCTGAGGATACCTTCACTTGGCTGGGTTATGATATTTAACCACTCATTCTAGAGACTTTGGCATTATTAAAAAGGGAAACAACTCAAGAGAGGTTCCTAGTCAGCGGCATCTCAgaagataaaaagcaaagcaGCAAATCTAAGAGGGAGAGCCTGGATCTGGGACGGAGGCTTGGTTTTGAATCATGTCTTTGCCCCTCTTGTCAGTTGTCTGGCTTTGGGAGAATATCACTCAaactctcagttttctcatttgtaaaacagaggAAATCATAGTGTCAATCTTAGAGGGTTGCTGTAACAGTTATGTGGACACTACAGGCAAAGCCCTCAGCACACTGGTGCCAACAAAGGACTCCGTATATATTAGTTCCTTTCAATAAGACGTATAACAACAGTGGTGGCGGCTGCTGCTGCCCTCGGGCCCCGTACAGGGTCCTGGGCTAGCAAGCATTGGCACCTaaagtttttctttcatattgAGCTTTGAAGGGGTCTTGGAGGCCAACTTCTGCCATCCGGGGTGTCCGCATTTCCGTCATCATCTCAGAAAAAGGTTCAGAGATGTTTGCATTACCTGGATGGGAGCAGATGACATTTCTGtatctggagaaagaaaatacactcAATGAATTTCAGGTCATGGGGAGATTTGAGGACAGAGGATGGGGAGTGGTGGGGCAAACACTCGGATATAAGCAGCCAGAGAGCCACATGATAGCCCATCAGGCTATCCTGATCTGCAGCACACCCCTGGGGAGTGACGGCACTATCTAAACAAGATACAGCAGAGCCGTGCTGGGGCTGAGAAGCTGCATGGAGGGAAACACATTCGGTGGGGAATTGGAAAGGAAATCACAATTCCCTCCATCCCTCATACAAAATTCATCGCAGACCCGCCCTGTACCAGGTACTGTggagacaaagaaaaatcagaaacattTCCTGTCCTCAAGGGGCTCACAGGCTAGCGTAGGGGACAGACCAGGGCCTCAGAGGATCCACAATGCAAAGGAGGGCTGTGGTGTCTACGCAGGTGAGGGGATGGCCATCATGCGGGGGCTCGTGCTCAAGAAAAGCTTGACAGaaggaaactctctctctctttctttcttttttctttctttctttcttttttttatttgaagaggcagagaaagagcatgagtgggggagagggcagagggagacagagaatcttaagcaggttctatgccTACATAGGGACCCTACTCAAGGCTTGACTTGGGGCTTGActtgggcttgatcccacgaccgaggcatcatgacctgagctgaaatcaagagttggatgctcaacgaagagagccacccaggtgccccttcagaaGCAAACTCTTAAATTGAACCTTCCCATTCCTGAATTTGCTAGCAGATACAAACAAAAGCAGGCCAGTTTATCAAAAACCAGTTTATTTAAAACCAACTGGCTCTGGCCCCTCAGTAAAGAGGCAAATGGACTTGCTCCCCGCTTCACAAACACATCAGCTCGATCAGCAAACGTGAGCTTTCCCACGGAAGCTGCATGGTGCCATCCTACACAGAAGGTGGGTAAGCCCTTGCAGGCCACTTGATTTATTATTAtggatttgcatttcctcagGACTGATATCCCGGATGCTCCTATCTCCATAAATTCCCATGGCCATCTAGGACGTCCCTGATTATCACTACAAAAAAAGTCTccgaggggcgcctgtgtggttcagtcagttgagcgcccgacttcagctcaggtcatgacctcagggttcatgggttcgagccccgcgtcaggctctgtgctaacaactcagagcctggagcctgcttcggattctctctctctctctctctctctctcaaaaataaaaaagtaaacataaaaaaaattttaaaaaaaaagaaagaaaagcctgcaAGTTTTGGCATTAGAGGTCTTATTTCTACCGGGTTTGGCTCTGATGGAGATTGGGGTTTCCAGGAACCCATGATTCCCCTGGTGACGCTAGGGATGGGAGGGCcatattattcctttttcataCTTTACAAAACTAGTTGATAAGACTCAGAGTGAATGAATTAGGCTCCGCTCTTTCAACCCAGGAAGGCAAAGTCAaaactccttcagttttcttttttagaaatccAGTGGCCTGTCCTCATGCCtacgctttctctctttctcacatgtGATGCTAATCGCTACCCTCTCCTTCTCGAATTCCTTCTTCTTGGCTTCAGTCCTGTTCTGTCTCCAGAGACCGTTGCCTCACCTCCTAAGTGATCTTCCAGCATCTGTTCTTGCCACTCCCTAACATAATTAGTTCTCTGCACAGCCACCCAGGCGATGTCTTTTAAGGCTAACACTATCACACCCACCCTTCTTTAAAATAGTCCTGAGGTTCTCAAGACAAAAGCCCCAGTCCTAAGCTTAACCACAAGGCTGTGCCCCTCCTGAGTGCTCTCTGTGCCCGCACTGGCCTCCTTGCAGTCTCTTGGAAGCATCTGGCACCTCTAGCTCTCCAGTTATTGTTCCCAGTTAACCCCTTCAGCTTCCAGACCTCAGGGAGATATGGAGTCACCAGCTCCTGATTCAATGAGCTCATAGTCTAGTGGAGACAGAGACCAGCAACTGGACAAATGACTCAGACCCATGTGGAAGGTATTACACTGGAAATAATGCCCAGGGAGCTTTGGAAGCATGGACAAAGGGCAGTTGGAAATGTAAGTCTATCAAAagtaggaaagagaaagcaatgaCTTACTCTCCTTATCGGAATCCGGCTTTGCTTCAAAACCGtgtgtttttttcctgaaaaaagaaaaggaaagaaaattggttCAGTGTTCAGCAACTCTCCAAGGAAATTACACTCAACTCTAAAACCTTATCTTTGAGTCTTTCATTTGTTAAAGGTATACCCCCTTCAGCATAGAGGCAAACGAagatagataaaaaagaaaaaggaaggataaGATCAAGGAGAAATCTacacctttgtgtgtgtgtgtgtctttctcctcccttctcctttttctaaGGCTGAGGTGGAATTGGTTTATAAATGGAGAACCATGATGATGTTATACGTAACTATTTGGAGGATGTTTTCTTCTAACAAaatctcaatttcttttatatCATGTGAGATAAGGAGCCAAGGTTATTTCCAGTCCCAACCCCAAGCTCAGTCTGTGATCtccaagcaaacaagcaaacaaacagctCCCATATGAACACAGAGGTAACTGCTCTGTAGAGATGAcgcccccaccccagaaaaacaCAGTATAAATGTAATGGATGCTCCTTATCATCTCCAGAGATGATGACATATACTCCAAGGAGCATGACTGTGTTCTGCTTTGCTTAGATGGCCTAGTTAACGTCCTTATCAGTCATTTAGGGACCCTAAACTATTTTTAgggtctctttcactctcaaagcTTTCTCAGTGCAGGGGATGAATTATATGACCACCCTGGCTGTAAGGGACAGAAATGTATGCTTCTGTACATGGGGATTCTGGGGCTAGCAGTGGGATTCAAGGGTCTTTCTCTGCATTGTAGCCAGTTTAATTTTTGCTTCTGAGGCTTTCCTGTTTGAGGAGCGCTTATCAAGACTATTGTTCCTGTTTCTCACCAAACTCAAATTGTCACTTCCCTGACTGACTCTCAGATGACTGTGTCCGGGTAGTGACAGGCTTCCACTGTGGCCACAGACAGTGGGCAGTTACAGGTGATTTAAAGCAAATACCACACTGAAACCACACTTAGGGAAATAACTCATGAAATAATTCTCCACTCACCACGGAAGGCAGAGACAACCTTCAGCAATGTAGCAGTCCCAGCATCTAAAATAACAGATGACACAAATCACAATGTTGGTTTCTGCAGCTTTGTTAGGTGACTCTCTTCCCTTTGCCATTTCTGtgaaaaacctttttttcttacCCCAAGACAGTATTTATTGTAGATGACTTGGACACATTTAGCATGCTAGAATGACTCCTTCCTTCCAGGACATTAACTGACCTTTTGAAATATGAAGATGATGTTTATCAACTCCTAATCAGGGAAGGGACTTTCGGCTGTATTCCCAGCAAAGGGAAAGGGCTTGCTCATGACTGATTTTAATGATTTGCTTGGACTCTTGTGATGAAGGACACGTGAGTTATCTCTAGGAAATCAAGGTATAAGTACATGGACATTTTAGAGATTTCTTTCAGGTATAggttatgtaatatttatatagagTTCTACAGCACTCTGAATTTCTCCGATTTATAACATATTATAattgttcttttgaaaaaaaaaaaaaacctcaaaacaacACAGGCCCAAAATGTGTCACTTAGACTGAGTTCTCAAACTGGTGCTTACTACATAatttttcttggggggggggcacaattgattgaggggcagagagagaaagaatcccaggaggggaagaaggagagagagagaggagagtggggagagagagagggagagaaattggGCTCACTCGAAGTGGAGATCGTGTTTTACTCAAAGTGGGTCTTGGGCTCAccggatgtgggacttgaactcacagactgtgagatcatgacctgagccaaagtcagatgcttaatgactgagccacacaggtgccctttaataaataatttaattgcagtttcaacctcctccagaaatgtagtcttaaccCGTCAGCCAGGAGTTCTTTAATCTATGCCAATGAGCCTGTCACTTgggccctctccatccccccaaaaaagtgaGATAATCTGCCCGATAAAGACACGTTGTTTTTCCCCTTAGAAAGTGGCCTCGTctggaataattcttttttttttttttttttttagaggtagagagaaagaacatgcttaaggcaggggagagggagggatgaagggagagggagagagaatcttaggcagactcAATGCCCAGGGCAGAGGCCCACATGAGGCTCCATCATGAGCTgatccaaaatcaaaagttggatgcttaaccagctgagccactcaggcaccccgagaaatagttcttttcttttgctaataactttttaaaaatgttttattattatatttattttgagagagatagagcgtgagaggggaaggggtagagagaggggggaagaggatctgaagcaggttccatgatgacagcagagagcctgactcggggcttaaACTtgcaaaccaggagatcatgacctgagatgaagtcaaaagcttaaccaactgagccaccgaggtaccccgctaata contains these protein-coding regions:
- the GCSAM gene encoding germinal center-associated signaling and motility protein isoform X1, giving the protein MGNSMLRKNRCWDCYIAEGCLCLPWKKTHGFEAKPDSDKENTEMSSAPIQQDNADQSSLEDLSYTLINHSVLGRRSSGISGAYYENISPNTKRPREFLRRTETSYALLHVPSSPRHLPSPEDEYELLTPALTRLWMEQESTQSPHLKEKRQNVNLILRRHKHV
- the GCSAM gene encoding germinal center-associated signaling and motility protein isoform X2, with product MGNSMLRKNRCWDCYIAEGCLCLPWKKTHGFEAKPDSDKENTEMSSAPIQDNADQSSLEDLSYTLINHSVLGRRSSGISGAYYENISPNTKRPREFLRRTETSYALLHVPSSPRHLPSPEDEYELLTPALTRLWMEQESTQSPHLKEKRQNVNLILRRHKHV